A genomic window from Pelagicoccus enzymogenes includes:
- a CDS encoding TonB-dependent receptor, translated as MMNKRNNIKATYSVALAALGAISLTAQEELGAAHELDAFTVTTATRVEKQISSIPQSVSIVSEQSLQDQLSISSDLISALSQMAPSYSPSRGKMTGAGETFRGRSPLFMIDGVPQSNPLRDGSRDGYTIDPAMIERVELVHGASAAQGMGATGGIINYVTKRAPAVDGLRQWAEFGVNTSEELESAGVGYRSAYGVGYREGAVGFVGGVTYEWRPMSFDADGNLVGIDNTQGDTMNSSTLDLYGKVTYNLDADQELRVMVNKFKMKQDLEYVQVAGDSSEGIPTTSIKGETPGKATQNDVETISASYRHNDLGGGKLSVDLFANDFAATYGGGTFGTFRYEGELIFDQSENQSDKKGAKVTFVRDLDYLGDLGMVTGIDFFEDTTQQVLVQTDRQWVPETSYKSWAPYVQFDRLVGDFVVTSGIRFENAKLEVGDFTTLESYGSQDVAGGSPDFEEVLFNLGATYRVNEPLTVFASYTQGFGMADVGRVLRGINVPDQDVDDFLDLEPVVTDNYELGARWVSEGWRASLSAYWSTSDLGSRLQANEDGIYMVRREKTEIWGAEAELERSFGKRDELGGVFAWVDGKSDTDGDGSVDTRLDGANIPPARLNLYWNRNWSEGLRTRLQASNYFDSDSRGFSGYTVVDLLLSHELKKGLLTVGFENVLDKQYITYYSQTVGNDSRYFAGRGRTLTAKYSFEF; from the coding sequence ATGATGAATAAGCGTAATAACATCAAAGCGACTTACTCGGTTGCGCTCGCGGCCTTGGGAGCAATCTCTCTCACGGCTCAGGAGGAACTCGGCGCTGCCCATGAGCTCGACGCCTTTACGGTGACGACTGCGACTCGGGTGGAGAAGCAGATTAGCTCGATTCCGCAAAGCGTTTCGATCGTATCCGAGCAGTCCCTACAGGACCAGCTTTCGATTTCGAGTGATTTGATTTCCGCTCTTTCCCAGATGGCGCCTAGCTACTCTCCGAGTCGCGGCAAGATGACGGGAGCCGGCGAAACCTTCCGCGGTCGCAGCCCGCTTTTCATGATCGATGGCGTGCCGCAATCCAATCCCTTGCGTGATGGAAGTCGCGATGGCTACACGATCGATCCTGCGATGATCGAGCGAGTCGAACTGGTGCACGGCGCTTCCGCGGCTCAAGGAATGGGAGCGACTGGAGGTATCATCAACTACGTGACCAAGCGAGCTCCGGCGGTAGATGGCTTGCGACAGTGGGCTGAGTTCGGCGTCAATACCAGCGAAGAGCTCGAGTCAGCCGGTGTCGGCTATCGTTCCGCTTACGGAGTGGGATATCGCGAGGGAGCGGTTGGCTTTGTCGGAGGTGTGACTTACGAGTGGCGCCCGATGTCATTCGATGCGGATGGAAATCTGGTGGGCATCGACAATACTCAAGGCGATACCATGAACTCCAGCACTTTGGACTTGTATGGAAAAGTCACCTACAACCTAGACGCGGACCAGGAGCTTCGGGTCATGGTGAACAAGTTTAAGATGAAGCAGGATCTTGAATACGTGCAGGTGGCGGGTGACAGCTCCGAAGGAATTCCAACCACTTCGATCAAGGGAGAGACTCCAGGAAAGGCCACGCAGAACGACGTTGAAACCATTTCGGCGAGCTACCGGCACAATGACCTCGGGGGCGGAAAGCTCTCGGTTGACTTGTTCGCCAACGATTTTGCCGCAACCTACGGGGGCGGCACCTTTGGAACCTTCCGCTACGAAGGCGAGTTGATCTTCGACCAGTCGGAGAACCAGTCCGACAAGAAGGGCGCGAAGGTGACCTTCGTCCGCGACTTGGACTATCTTGGCGATTTGGGCATGGTGACGGGAATCGATTTCTTCGAAGACACCACGCAGCAGGTCCTGGTGCAGACGGATCGCCAATGGGTTCCCGAGACAAGCTACAAGAGTTGGGCGCCTTACGTGCAGTTTGATCGCCTTGTCGGCGATTTTGTAGTTACTTCCGGAATACGTTTTGAGAACGCCAAGCTCGAGGTCGGAGATTTCACCACGCTCGAATCCTACGGGAGCCAAGATGTCGCTGGAGGCAGCCCCGATTTCGAGGAAGTACTTTTCAATCTAGGCGCGACCTACCGGGTGAACGAGCCTCTGACTGTGTTTGCCAGCTACACGCAAGGTTTTGGCATGGCTGACGTAGGACGCGTTCTGCGTGGCATCAATGTGCCGGACCAGGACGTGGACGATTTTCTCGATCTTGAACCGGTCGTGACCGACAACTACGAACTCGGGGCGCGTTGGGTATCCGAAGGGTGGAGGGCGTCGTTGAGCGCCTATTGGTCGACCTCGGATCTCGGTAGCCGCTTGCAGGCGAACGAGGACGGTATCTACATGGTTCGCCGCGAGAAAACGGAGATCTGGGGCGCTGAAGCGGAGCTGGAACGCTCATTCGGAAAGCGCGACGAGCTGGGCGGCGTTTTTGCATGGGTGGACGGAAAGTCGGATACCGATGGCGACGGATCGGTGGACACGCGTCTTGACGGAGCCAATATTCCACCGGCTCGCTTGAACCTTTACTGGAATCGGAACTGGAGCGAAGGCCTGCGCACGCGCTTGCAGGCATCGAACTATTTCGACAGCGACAGCCGAGGCTTCAGCGGATATACGGTTGTTGACCTACTGCTCTCCCACGAGCTGAAGAAGGGGCTGCTGACAGTCGGTTTCGAGAATGTATTGGATAAGCAATACATCACCTACTATTCCCAGACGGTAGGAAACGACAGTCGCTACTTCGCCGGCCGTGGCAGAACGCTGACTGCCAAGTACTCCTTCGAGTTCTAG